In Blastopirellula sp. J2-11, a single genomic region encodes these proteins:
- a CDS encoding response regulator, whose translation MSKRLLVTDDAMIIREMIKETAIASGWEVVGEADNGHAALEAFRKFRPDAMTLDIVMPDYDGIYALENIRAEFPDARILMVSAIDQTSVLKDALRKGATDFIIKPSSRCAEQGCMMPAVQAFLLRCEKEQGLPCPISKPCHCIECRDVRRVVEQWSDVQGKPADGAMAKA comes from the coding sequence ATGTCGAAGCGATTACTAGTTACTGATGACGCGATGATCATTCGTGAAATGATCAAAGAAACGGCAATCGCGTCGGGCTGGGAAGTTGTCGGCGAAGCGGATAACGGCCACGCGGCCCTCGAGGCGTTTCGAAAATTCCGTCCAGATGCGATGACGCTTGACATCGTCATGCCCGACTACGATGGGATTTACGCTTTAGAGAACATCCGAGCCGAGTTTCCCGACGCTCGTATCCTGATGGTCAGCGCCATCGATCAAACCAGCGTATTGAAAGATGCGCTGCGCAAAGGAGCGACCGATTTTATCATCAAGCCCTCGAGCCGCTGCGCCGAACAAGGCTGCATGATGCCGGCGGTGCAAGCCTTCTTGCTCCGTTGCGAAAAGGAGCAAGGCCTTCCCTGCCCGATTTCGAAGCCGTGCCATTGCATCGAATGCCGCGACGTGCGTCGTGTCGTAGAGCAATGGAGCGACGTCCAAGGAAAGCCGGCGGACGGCGCTATGGCCAAAGCCTAG
- a CDS encoding tetratricopeptide repeat protein → MTDQPERAPVLLKTYRQYLQRENTATFIRDVARQYQIGTLERLAESSTPDIRRAAMLALCFLADFGSNATVGRALCDIDRGVRLIAENGIRNLWVRAGSTLQRRQLERVAGHLRATSWHDAVIDATTLIHHAPWYAEAHYFRGEAYFRRQVWELAARDNHQALEINPYHFPAAICLAQCNLHQGEIILALENFRRALRLNPNLDAVRSQVGYLERQLEQN, encoded by the coding sequence GTGACTGACCAACCGGAACGTGCGCCTGTCCTGCTAAAGACCTACCGCCAATATTTGCAGCGGGAGAATACCGCTACGTTTATTCGGGATGTCGCTCGTCAGTATCAGATCGGCACGTTGGAGCGACTGGCCGAAAGCAGCACGCCCGATATTCGTCGCGCTGCGATGTTAGCTCTCTGTTTTTTAGCCGATTTCGGCTCCAATGCGACCGTCGGTCGAGCGTTGTGCGACATTGATCGCGGAGTCCGCCTGATCGCCGAAAACGGTATTCGCAACCTCTGGGTGCGCGCCGGGTCGACCCTCCAACGTCGCCAATTGGAACGAGTCGCGGGTCATTTGCGCGCCACCTCCTGGCATGACGCCGTGATTGACGCGACCACTTTGATTCACCATGCTCCCTGGTACGCCGAAGCGCATTACTTTCGGGGAGAAGCCTATTTCCGCCGTCAGGTCTGGGAATTGGCGGCCCGAGACAACCATCAGGCGTTGGAGATTAACCCTTATCATTTTCCGGCGGCGATCTGCTTGGCCCAGTGCAATCTTCATCAAGGGGAGATTATTTTGGCCCTGGAGAACTTCCGTCGAGCGCTTCGTTTGAACCCCAATCTCGACGCCGTCCGTAGCCAGGTCGGCTACCTGGAACGTCAGCTCGAACAAAACTAA
- a CDS encoding chemotaxis protein CheA codes for MTNPVQDEFFDNLLSDFLDESAQLIDRLNDNLLELDEWAKLAAEDSTAVLDADLVNDMFRSAHSVKGLSAMLGLPSINCLTHNVENIFDAARRDELKVTAHVVEIVFNSVDLLSAMLHELRENASDDVPCEDMIEQIKAVLNEAGCAREQTSQADAESFLGGDDAASEAEAEANAESEAGQIEIAAAAICAEVAAMFEGVTDEAEVPAKYVSIFIDETEMAVDELSDILVSIDSEVAEAVTRTLLVTSHRIKGSAASIGLNRPARLAHVMEDILQEIRDDGGVVSGELADALLPCIDGFRIYVQQLKEGACKTDSFEQLTIDLLMAWRGRKSAIPHFELPPVPAALPMPSGEEVTTSLVKDRDFDDEEGYRIDLTFDQNLPLSTLKAQLLLEKVSRIGEVHDSVPTYEELDHLEHVERLMIEVSTDESLESLYSLVDVSGVVSAKIIAKVEASQPEPPHKADAPPANKVESKVVDPAPQAPPIAKLDETPVVPASPAKVSAAAPTKVAAAAPKPANPAASSEAAARPKTADASTKPAETLRVDIERLDQLMNLAGQLVINRARFEQLSDGLRNALPRKSAQHKMNNVCSLSSKLLQMVDSVDERSAKGQGEWNAIKSHIRMLHADLESISQETVRYQAMRSRSNELHEAVHQLERVSDGIQKCVMDTRMVPIGPLFGRFKRVVRDVSRTNGKEIRLEISGEKTELDKRMIDELGDPLIHMVRNSADHGIESPEVRVANGKSPQGTIKLDAFHRGNSIIIQVTDDGKGLDPTLILRKAIDRGIVDPAEADKMNNQQIFQLIWEPGFSTAEKITEISGRGMGMDIVRSKIENVNGVVEVDSTPGKGATFTIKLPLTMAILPSLMTRINGETFALPIESISEIVRVPRQEFGTVQGVLTASIRGRVVSVVRLDELFDGVRPPATDTIDATDATVVVIGQEGRELGLAVDDLLGEEDIVVKSMAENYENVVGLSGACIRGDGRVALILDPSAMIDAASQRRCSPAGTK; via the coding sequence ATGACCAACCCCGTTCAAGACGAATTTTTCGACAATCTGCTGAGCGACTTCCTGGATGAATCTGCGCAATTAATCGATCGTCTCAACGATAATTTGCTCGAACTCGATGAATGGGCGAAGCTCGCTGCGGAGGATAGCACCGCTGTCCTGGACGCCGACTTGGTGAACGATATGTTTCGTTCGGCCCATAGCGTCAAAGGGTTATCGGCGATGCTGGGACTCCCGAGCATCAATTGCCTGACTCACAACGTCGAGAATATCTTTGACGCCGCTCGACGCGACGAATTGAAGGTCACTGCTCACGTCGTCGAGATCGTGTTTAATTCGGTTGACCTGCTGAGCGCGATGTTGCACGAGTTGCGTGAAAACGCATCCGATGATGTGCCATGCGAAGATATGATCGAACAGATCAAAGCGGTGCTCAACGAAGCAGGCTGCGCTCGCGAGCAAACTTCGCAAGCGGACGCCGAATCGTTTTTGGGCGGCGACGACGCTGCAAGCGAAGCTGAGGCCGAAGCGAACGCGGAATCCGAGGCCGGCCAGATCGAAATCGCCGCAGCAGCGATTTGCGCCGAAGTAGCGGCAATGTTCGAGGGCGTGACCGACGAGGCGGAGGTCCCGGCCAAATATGTTTCGATCTTTATTGACGAAACCGAGATGGCGGTCGACGAATTGAGCGACATTCTTGTCTCGATCGATAGTGAAGTAGCCGAAGCGGTCACAAGAACGTTGCTAGTCACTTCGCATCGCATCAAAGGCTCGGCCGCGTCAATTGGGCTAAACCGGCCGGCGCGACTCGCGCATGTGATGGAAGACATCTTGCAGGAAATCCGTGACGACGGAGGAGTCGTTTCTGGCGAACTGGCCGATGCGCTGCTTCCTTGTATCGATGGATTTCGCATCTACGTACAACAGCTCAAGGAAGGCGCTTGCAAAACGGACAGCTTTGAGCAACTGACCATCGATTTGCTGATGGCCTGGCGTGGTCGAAAAAGTGCGATTCCCCATTTTGAGCTCCCCCCGGTTCCTGCGGCGCTGCCGATGCCCAGCGGTGAAGAAGTAACGACTTCGCTGGTGAAGGATCGAGACTTCGACGATGAGGAAGGGTATCGCATCGATCTGACATTCGATCAGAACTTGCCGCTTTCCACGTTGAAAGCGCAGTTGCTATTGGAAAAAGTAAGCCGTATCGGCGAAGTGCACGATAGCGTTCCAACCTATGAAGAGTTGGATCACCTCGAGCATGTCGAGCGATTGATGATCGAAGTATCAACCGACGAATCGCTCGAGTCGCTTTACTCCTTGGTCGACGTTTCCGGCGTCGTGTCGGCGAAAATTATCGCCAAAGTCGAAGCGTCTCAACCGGAGCCTCCGCACAAAGCGGACGCTCCGCCTGCCAACAAAGTTGAATCAAAGGTTGTCGATCCGGCGCCCCAAGCACCGCCGATAGCAAAATTGGACGAAACTCCAGTCGTTCCAGCTTCACCAGCGAAAGTCTCCGCAGCTGCGCCAACAAAAGTCGCTGCAGCAGCGCCAAAACCGGCCAACCCCGCCGCTTCATCGGAAGCCGCAGCGCGCCCCAAAACGGCCGACGCTTCGACCAAGCCGGCCGAGACCCTTCGAGTGGACATCGAACGACTTGATCAATTGATGAATCTGGCTGGGCAATTGGTGATCAATCGCGCCCGGTTCGAGCAGTTGAGCGACGGATTGCGAAACGCACTTCCCCGCAAATCGGCCCAGCACAAAATGAACAATGTTTGCAGCTTGAGCAGCAAACTGCTGCAAATGGTTGACAGCGTCGACGAACGCTCTGCGAAGGGGCAAGGGGAATGGAACGCGATTAAGTCGCATATTCGCATGTTACACGCAGACCTGGAGTCGATTTCTCAAGAGACCGTTCGCTACCAGGCGATGCGGAGCCGATCCAACGAACTGCATGAAGCCGTCCATCAGTTGGAGCGTGTTTCCGATGGCATTCAAAAGTGCGTGATGGATACTCGAATGGTCCCCATTGGTCCCTTGTTTGGACGATTTAAACGGGTCGTTCGCGACGTCTCGCGCACCAATGGCAAAGAGATCCGACTTGAAATCTCCGGCGAAAAAACAGAGCTCGACAAGCGGATGATCGACGAACTCGGTGATCCGTTGATCCATATGGTGCGCAACTCGGCTGACCATGGGATCGAATCGCCTGAAGTGCGAGTCGCCAACGGCAAGTCGCCGCAAGGAACAATCAAGCTGGACGCATTCCATCGCGGCAATAGCATCATCATTCAAGTAACCGATGACGGCAAAGGTCTCGACCCCACTTTGATTTTACGAAAAGCGATTGATCGGGGGATCGTCGATCCGGCTGAAGCCGACAAGATGAACAATCAACAGATTTTTCAATTGATCTGGGAGCCTGGCTTTAGCACGGCGGAGAAGATCACCGAAATCTCTGGTCGCGGCATGGGCATGGATATCGTTCGCTCAAAAATTGAAAATGTAAACGGCGTTGTCGAAGTCGACAGCACGCCGGGTAAAGGCGCTACATTCACGATCAAACTCCCGCTGACAATGGCGATTTTGCCCAGCCTGATGACGCGGATCAACGGCGAAACTTTCGCGCTGCCGATCGAATCGATCAGTGAAATCGTCCGAGTCCCGCGTCAGGAATTTGGCACCGTCCAAGGGGTGCTAACCGCATCGATTCGGGGGCGAGTCGTTTCTGTCGTCCGTCTTGATGAGCTGTTTGACGGAGTTCGCCCACCTGCAACTGATACGATTGACGCAACTGATGCGACGGTCGTCGTAATTGGCCAGGAAGGGCGAGAATTAGGATTAGCGGTCGACGACTTGCTCGGAGAGGAAGATATCGTTGTGAAGTCGATGGCCGAGAATTATGAGAACGTCGTCGGCCTTTCCGGCGCTTGCATTCGGGGCGATGGACGTGTCGCGTTGATTTTGGATCCTTCGGCCATGATTGACGCAGCGTCGCAGCGTCGCTGCTCGCCAGCCGGTACGAAATAA
- a CDS encoding methyl-accepting chemotaxis protein, giving the protein MAATNSRSKSVANRKSTAGDQLQHELALAKAMSDNSPINILVANRDLVITYANAASINTLKQLRKFLPIDPEQIVGQSIDIFHKDPAMQRGLLADPKNLPHRTTIQVGDQFADLLVSPTFDPTGEYLGPMVTWEVITEKRRLAQSAAEMTSMVENAPINIMLANRDFEITYLNPASIRTLKTLEKFLPCKVDDMVGQKIDIFHKDPSFQRNILKDASNLPRNAIIEVAGEKLDLLVSPTFDVDGKYSGAMVTWSVVTEKLKLEKGAAEKTAIIENAPINLMLADRDGIITYINPASERTLRSIASILPIPVEKIVGASYDIFHASPSQQRQLLADPKNLPHKTEFELRGHWFSLEAAAIFDDQGEYLGPMVSWELITDRINAEKAEQTRQLRQREEQEELKLKVDSLLVVVEAASQGDLTREVTIEGADAIGTLAAGLKKMVVDLRDVISRVIESGSQFAEGASLIAENSQQMAQGAQSQSASVEEMSASIEELTRSIEAVKENAGEANQVAVDTSRMAEEGGQAVQKSVEAMDLIKNSSEQISEIIQVISEIASQTNLLALNAAIEAARAGEHGLGFAVVADEVRKLAERSSEAAKEISSLIKESTQRVQDGSKLSEQAGASLEKIIHGVEATAAKIAEIATATVEQAQNANEVANAIQSISQVTEQNAAASEEMASSSEELGAQAETLRGLVSGFRTE; this is encoded by the coding sequence ATGGCAGCCACAAATTCACGCAGCAAATCGGTCGCAAACAGAAAGTCCACAGCAGGAGATCAACTACAGCATGAGTTGGCGCTCGCCAAAGCGATGAGCGACAACTCGCCCATTAATATTTTGGTCGCCAATCGCGATCTTGTGATTACTTACGCAAACGCCGCGAGCATCAATACGCTGAAGCAACTGCGCAAGTTCTTGCCGATTGATCCGGAGCAGATTGTTGGTCAATCGATCGACATCTTTCACAAAGATCCGGCGATGCAACGTGGTCTGTTGGCTGATCCCAAAAATCTGCCGCATCGTACGACGATTCAAGTTGGCGACCAATTCGCCGACTTGCTGGTCAGTCCGACGTTTGACCCGACCGGTGAGTACCTTGGTCCGATGGTGACCTGGGAAGTGATTACCGAAAAGCGTCGTTTGGCCCAATCGGCGGCTGAAATGACCTCGATGGTCGAAAACGCGCCGATCAACATCATGTTGGCCAATCGCGATTTTGAGATCACCTATCTCAATCCAGCGAGCATTCGCACGCTAAAGACGCTCGAAAAGTTTTTGCCTTGCAAAGTCGATGACATGGTCGGTCAGAAGATCGACATCTTCCACAAAGATCCATCGTTTCAACGCAACATTCTGAAAGACGCGAGCAACTTGCCGCGCAACGCGATTATCGAAGTCGCCGGCGAAAAGCTTGACCTGTTGGTCAGCCCTACGTTTGACGTCGATGGAAAGTACTCTGGCGCGATGGTGACTTGGAGCGTCGTAACCGAGAAGTTGAAGTTGGAGAAAGGGGCGGCCGAGAAGACGGCGATCATTGAGAACGCTCCGATCAACTTGATGTTGGCTGACCGGGACGGCATTATCACCTACATCAATCCTGCTTCGGAACGAACGTTGCGTTCGATCGCGTCGATTTTGCCGATTCCGGTCGAAAAAATCGTCGGAGCGTCGTACGACATTTTTCACGCTAGTCCCAGCCAACAGCGACAGCTGTTGGCCGATCCGAAAAACCTTCCGCACAAGACCGAGTTTGAACTTCGGGGGCATTGGTTTTCGCTGGAAGCGGCGGCCATCTTTGACGACCAGGGCGAATACCTTGGCCCGATGGTCTCGTGGGAATTGATCACGGATCGTATCAATGCCGAGAAAGCCGAGCAGACTCGCCAATTGCGACAACGAGAAGAACAGGAAGAGCTGAAGCTGAAGGTCGACTCGTTGCTGGTTGTGGTCGAAGCTGCGTCGCAAGGCGATTTGACCCGCGAAGTGACCATTGAAGGCGCTGACGCGATCGGCACCTTGGCGGCTGGACTGAAGAAGATGGTCGTCGATCTTCGCGATGTGATCAGCCGCGTGATTGAAAGCGGCAGCCAGTTCGCCGAAGGGGCTTCGTTGATTGCGGAAAACTCGCAGCAAATGGCCCAAGGCGCCCAGTCGCAAAGCGCATCGGTCGAAGAGATGAGCGCCTCGATTGAAGAGCTGACGCGATCCATTGAGGCCGTGAAAGAAAATGCCGGTGAAGCGAACCAGGTCGCCGTCGACACCAGTCGTATGGCGGAAGAAGGTGGTCAGGCGGTGCAGAAATCGGTGGAAGCGATGGACCTGATCAAGAACTCTTCGGAGCAGATCAGCGAGATCATTCAGGTGATTTCCGAAATCGCCAGCCAAACGAACTTGTTGGCCCTCAACGCTGCAATCGAAGCGGCTCGCGCCGGTGAGCATGGGCTTGGCTTCGCGGTGGTCGCTGACGAAGTTCGCAAACTCGCGGAACGATCAAGCGAAGCGGCGAAAGAGATCTCGTCGCTTATCAAAGAGTCGACGCAACGCGTTCAAGATGGATCGAAACTGAGCGAACAAGCGGGAGCGTCGCTGGAGAAGATTATTCATGGGGTCGAAGCGACCGCCGCGAAGATTGCTGAAATCGCGACTGCGACAGTCGAACAGGCTCAAAACGCCAACGAGGTCGCCAATGCGATACAGTCGATCTCGCAGGTGACTGAGCAGAACGCAGCCGCTTCGGAAGAAATGGCCTCCAGCAGCGAAGAGCTTGGCGCACAAGCCGAAACGTTGCGAGGACTGGTTTCAGGTTTCCGTACTGAGTAA
- a CDS encoding CheR family methyltransferase: protein MTATTGHELVTDSQLKRYAKLIYDVAGVEISPHKKQLLSNRVRRRLKVTGIDSFEAYYKKLVALPVTDEEWDHFLQEVTTHETYLFRDDSNWNWFRTEYLPQIVSEARTSGRAKKLRVWSAACSTGDEACTVACCAAEAIAAHSQWEIKILGTDIGVGAVRDATAAKFNERAMRLTPPLLRKKFFDEIKGEACWTPKPQLRKTMSFRQHNLLDPLNERPFDVIFLKNVLIYFNTESKLRVLENIKRVMQPGSLLVLGAAEGVSELLSGYERVKSWLYRFTNSASPANGKAGV from the coding sequence ATGACCGCTACAACTGGGCATGAACTGGTGACCGACTCGCAATTGAAGCGGTACGCCAAATTGATTTACGATGTCGCCGGCGTGGAAATCTCGCCGCATAAAAAACAATTGCTCTCGAATCGAGTGCGACGCCGGCTGAAAGTGACCGGGATTGATTCGTTCGAGGCGTACTACAAAAAGCTGGTCGCTTTGCCGGTCACCGACGAAGAGTGGGATCACTTTTTGCAAGAAGTGACGACGCACGAAACCTATCTGTTTCGTGACGATAGTAACTGGAACTGGTTTCGCACCGAATATCTGCCGCAGATCGTTTCCGAGGCTCGCACGAGCGGGCGCGCTAAAAAGCTGCGTGTCTGGTCGGCCGCATGCAGCACGGGGGACGAAGCTTGCACGGTCGCGTGTTGCGCCGCCGAAGCGATCGCCGCCCACTCGCAATGGGAAATTAAGATACTTGGCACCGATATTGGAGTTGGCGCCGTACGAGACGCAACCGCCGCAAAATTCAACGAGCGTGCGATGCGACTGACTCCTCCCCTGCTTCGGAAGAAATTCTTTGATGAGATCAAAGGAGAAGCTTGCTGGACACCTAAGCCGCAGTTGCGAAAAACGATGTCATTTCGCCAGCATAATCTCCTGGATCCACTGAACGAACGGCCATTTGACGTCATCTTTTTGAAGAACGTGTTGATCTATTTCAATACCGAATCAAAGCTGCGCGTGCTGGAAAACATCAAACGGGTCATGCAGCCTGGTTCGTTGCTGGTGCTGGGCGCCGCCGAAGGGGTGAGTGAACTTTTAAGCGGCTATGAACGAGTTAAATCTTGGCTTTATCGGTTTACAAATTCCGCCAGTCCAGCTAACGGAAAGGCGGGTGTCTGA
- a CDS encoding glycerol-3-phosphate dehydrogenase/oxidase, producing the protein MAMDRFNVGPIVVLGAGINGAAIARELALQGADVLLIDAEDLAGGTTSYSSRLIHGGLRYLEYAEISLVRESLAERDRLLHLAPEMVHPLELLIPVGNRLSGLISGAQRFFLKSGAAPKDGRGSLVVRLGLTLYDRFASGAVPSHRRLTAAQFAESKLNTKKFFTAFSYFDGQLTFPEQFVLALVQDAQAAVKEQGGAFSLRTYQHVRREGETLFFSSIHPNQESSGNEIAVTPAAVINAAGPWVDAALAGLNVPSAKLIGGTKGSHLISRCPDLRKALGPRGVYAEASDGRPIFILPWNDACLIGTTDIRYDGDPAEAVASDEEIEYLIDATNAIFPEVGFTREDVQQHYCGVRPLPAVGEGTTSSITRSHVVHRHEGEPFPLYSIIGGKLTTCRSLAEDTVKVVLPDLRQKVEYNSRDRPLPAPFFGDTPVDAALLPDVNIPVAHVAYVIEHFAAKTLADLVERRLMLVFDPNLSRQCLYTLGEQLATAGWLERSQIDDEVDHYVVRLQKRYGKRVS; encoded by the coding sequence ATGGCGATGGATCGCTTCAATGTCGGACCAATCGTGGTGCTTGGCGCCGGAATCAACGGAGCCGCAATCGCCCGAGAGTTGGCCCTGCAAGGCGCCGACGTCCTGCTCATCGACGCCGAGGATCTCGCCGGCGGCACGACCAGCTATTCTTCTCGGTTGATCCACGGCGGTTTGCGCTACCTAGAATATGCCGAAATCTCTCTGGTTCGCGAATCGCTGGCCGAGCGAGATCGCCTGCTTCACCTGGCCCCAGAGATGGTTCATCCGCTTGAGTTGCTCATTCCGGTCGGCAATCGGCTGTCTGGCCTGATCAGCGGCGCCCAGCGATTTTTCTTGAAGTCAGGCGCCGCTCCCAAAGATGGACGCGGCTCGTTGGTCGTGCGACTTGGCTTGACGCTGTACGATCGGTTCGCCAGTGGAGCGGTTCCTTCACACCGCCGCTTAACCGCGGCGCAATTTGCCGAGTCAAAACTGAACACGAAGAAATTCTTCACCGCCTTCAGCTACTTTGACGGGCAACTTACCTTTCCTGAGCAGTTTGTGCTGGCGCTGGTGCAAGATGCGCAAGCCGCCGTAAAAGAGCAGGGGGGCGCATTCTCTTTGCGGACCTACCAGCATGTCCGTCGCGAAGGCGAGACTCTCTTCTTTTCTTCGATTCATCCCAATCAAGAAAGCTCCGGCAATGAAATCGCGGTGACGCCTGCAGCGGTCATCAACGCCGCCGGCCCCTGGGTCGACGCCGCACTTGCCGGACTCAACGTCCCTTCCGCCAAGTTGATCGGCGGAACCAAGGGAAGCCATCTCATTTCGCGTTGCCCTGACTTACGGAAAGCGTTGGGCCCACGTGGCGTCTATGCCGAAGCTTCCGATGGTCGCCCCATATTCATTCTCCCATGGAACGACGCCTGTTTGATCGGCACGACCGACATTCGTTACGACGGCGATCCGGCCGAAGCGGTCGCCTCTGACGAAGAGATCGAATATCTGATCGACGCGACCAACGCCATTTTTCCCGAGGTTGGATTTACCCGGGAAGATGTGCAGCAACACTACTGCGGCGTGCGCCCATTGCCGGCCGTCGGCGAGGGGACGACTTCCTCGATCACACGCAGCCATGTCGTGCATCGGCACGAAGGCGAGCCTTTTCCTCTCTACTCGATTATCGGCGGAAAATTGACGACCTGTCGATCGCTGGCCGAAGATACGGTGAAGGTCGTGCTGCCTGACTTGCGTCAAAAAGTCGAGTACAACTCGCGCGACCGTCCCTTGCCGGCGCCCTTTTTTGGCGACACGCCGGTAGACGCCGCGTTGCTGCCCGACGTGAATATCCCCGTCGCGCACGTCGCCTATGTAATCGAACATTTCGCGGCCAAGACGCTGGCCGATTTGGTCGAGCGAAGACTCATGCTTGTCTTTGATCCCAACTTGTCGCGACAATGCTTGTACACGCTCGGCGAACAATTGGCGACGGCTGGCTGGCTCGAAAGATCGCAGATTGACGACGAGGTCGACCACTACGTCGTTCGCTTACAGAAACGTTACGGCAAACGAGTCTCCTAA
- a CDS encoding chemotaxis protein: protein MSDNHQISSGHLEVLHQLLGAATHEASAAMCRWTNGLITMSLDEVREIPLEEVSIEYDFGMEMLTMVVLTLNGEIGGSMILCFDEENGRELASSLLSSKQSGSGQWSPLERSALCETGNILGCAYLNALTRLMAVELVPSPPYFLQDYGASVLQQALMEQAGIDDQVLICRTRFTQGDQELNWNVFFVPNIQMRKKMEDALHIDA from the coding sequence ATGTCAGATAATCATCAAATAAGTAGTGGGCATCTTGAAGTTCTACATCAACTTCTGGGCGCCGCTACGCACGAAGCTTCGGCAGCGATGTGTCGCTGGACGAACGGTTTGATCACCATGTCGCTGGATGAGGTGCGCGAGATCCCGTTGGAGGAAGTTTCGATAGAGTATGACTTTGGCATGGAAATGCTGACCATGGTCGTGCTGACGCTCAACGGCGAGATCGGCGGATCGATGATTCTCTGCTTCGACGAAGAGAATGGCCGCGAGTTGGCCTCGTCGCTGCTCAGTTCCAAACAGTCCGGTTCCGGCCAGTGGTCGCCGCTCGAGCGTTCTGCGTTGTGCGAAACAGGCAACATCTTGGGATGTGCTTACTTGAACGCGTTAACACGACTCATGGCGGTCGAGCTGGTTCCCTCGCCTCCCTATTTTTTACAAGACTACGGCGCCAGCGTCCTTCAGCAAGCGTTGATGGAGCAGGCCGGAATCGACGATCAGGTGCTGATTTGTCGAACCCGTTTCACGCAAGGCGATCAAGAGCTCAACTGGAACGTGTTTTTCGTTCCTAACATCCAGATGCGTAAAAAAATGGAAGATGCGCTGCATATCGACGCGTAG
- a CDS encoding response regulator, translating to MSTRVLVADDSSTMRKIILRSLQAVGVPNATEAADGDEALKIFKPGDFDLVLTDWNMPGKNGLEVVQEIRKIDKDVKIMMVTTEAEKTRVLEAIQAGVSDYLVKPFTADTLREKLEKHGC from the coding sequence ATGTCCACTCGAGTTCTTGTTGCTGACGACTCAAGCACCATGCGCAAAATCATTCTCCGATCGCTTCAAGCGGTAGGCGTACCCAACGCGACGGAAGCGGCGGATGGCGATGAAGCGCTCAAGATTTTCAAACCAGGCGATTTCGACCTGGTTTTGACCGACTGGAACATGCCGGGTAAGAACGGTCTGGAAGTCGTTCAAGAGATTCGCAAGATCGACAAGGACGTCAAGATCATGATGGTCACGACCGAAGCCGAAAAAACGCGAGTTTTGGAAGCGATTCAAGCCGGCGTTTCCGACTATCTGGTCAAGCCGTTCACGGCTGATACGCTTCGCGAAAAACTAGAAAAGCACGGCTGCTAG
- a CDS encoding chemotaxis protein CheD, giving the protein MVIAVQHNVGLGQILVARNDEMLTSILGSCIGVVIYDPSRRIAAMAHVVLPTSGGRPGSPGRFADSAIPAMLQQLRNEGANPQQLRAKITGGACMFGNSQINIGERNAEEVRRQLKEKKIPLIAEDVGGAKGRKVHFSPQSSQLEVVVMGVTSTVI; this is encoded by the coding sequence ATGGTAATTGCAGTACAACATAACGTAGGGCTCGGCCAGATTCTGGTCGCCCGCAATGACGAAATGCTGACCTCGATATTGGGGTCGTGTATCGGCGTGGTGATCTACGATCCGTCCCGTCGGATTGCGGCGATGGCCCATGTCGTGTTGCCGACCTCCGGCGGCCGGCCAGGCTCACCGGGGCGATTCGCCGATTCGGCGATTCCCGCGATGTTGCAACAGTTGCGCAACGAAGGGGCGAACCCACAGCAATTGCGCGCCAAAATCACCGGCGGCGCTTGCATGTTCGGTAACAGTCAAATCAATATTGGCGAACGAAATGCAGAAGAGGTTCGTCGACAACTGAAAGAAAAGAAAATTCCACTGATCGCCGAAGATGTCGGGGGAGCGAAGGGACGTAAAGTTCACTTCTCGCCGCAATCGTCGCAGTTGGAAGTCGTCGTCATGGGTGTGACCTCAACCGTTATCTAA
- a CDS encoding chemotaxis protein CheW, with protein MSATIQDIGSERTASGARGESANSLQLVSFRLAQEEYGIAITRVQEIILMGEITRVPQTPEFIKGLINLRNTVIPIVDLRRRFGLPEEKPSDETRIMVMNVAGKTIGIIVDAVSEVLRIAKDQIAPPPPTVAGLGRDYLTGLVKLDKRLLILLDMDKILTCSESVIVDAL; from the coding sequence TTGTCCGCCACGATTCAAGACATCGGCTCGGAGCGTACTGCGAGCGGAGCACGAGGCGAGAGCGCCAACTCATTGCAATTGGTTAGTTTTCGTCTAGCTCAAGAGGAATACGGCATCGCGATTACGCGCGTTCAGGAAATCATCCTGATGGGCGAGATCACTCGCGTGCCGCAAACGCCTGAGTTTATCAAGGGACTTATCAACCTTCGCAACACGGTCATTCCGATCGTCGATTTGCGCCGACGCTTTGGGCTGCCGGAAGAGAAGCCCAGCGATGAAACCCGCATCATGGTAATGAACGTCGCCGGCAAGACAATCGGCATTATCGTTGACGCGGTGAGTGAAGTTCTACGCATCGCCAAAGATCAGATCGCACCTCCGCCGCCGACGGTCGCTGGATTGGGCCGAGACTATTTGACCGGTCTGGTCAAACTCGACAAGCGATTGCTGATTCTGCTGGATATGGACAAGATCCTGACCTGCAGCGAAAGCGTCATTGTTGATGCTCTTTAG